Genomic segment of Plasmodium vinckei vinckei genome assembly, chromosome: PVVCY_10:
atatataattgccATCAgcacattatatatttatgataaCTGAGAAAACACCAAAATAGGAATGCATTTTTCATGCTATAACATGGTTCATGTGTTTCTATCTATactttgtatttttatataataaatatatgatgtGTTGAGTTGGGTTGGGTTCAATATTATGCCACAAAAGTGTTTTTGtgtatttgtttttgtactttattgatttattaatattttccttttattttttatgcaaTCATTATACAGTGCTCGATTTAAATAAGGAAGACTtgataaacataaaaaacgTAATTGATAATGATAAGAAGAGGGGAGtggtatataataacatattaGATGTAATAGATTTTGAAACATATTACGGTATAATGCGTAAAATTAATAGCAGCATGAACAATGTATTATcggtttatttattttcatgtaAATACTTCTTAAACAAATATTCCAAAGAGGCAGATACAGATGGAAGggttaaatttgttttcatttttggAAATAACACCTCCGATctagtaaatataaaacatgaaaattaaagaaaatattcacACAATGGgaatatgtatttatataaattttgcaGATATggtttttatttcctttctttttgatattaaaatatacgTATAGataaatacattatatttattatacacattttataGGACTCTGTCTGTTCttcaataatatatagtttttttttatacatatggTATAActtaaaaagtaaaatagaCAAAGGAAGTGAAGATAATGGACTGATGTTTTTTGTTCctgttataaatattaaaagggGTGATATGCGTCTTAAAATTTTGGTAGAAACAAAAATTaggcatatatatatatatatatatatatatgtatagaaTTATTGCTAGATTATTATTAGTATAATTCAATTGGGGAATATATGTATGGAATTTTACGtataatttatcatttgtGTCATTATTGATAAtgtaattttgtttattaggAAAAATGGTGGTTAGAAAAATGTGAGATTAAAAATCCAGAAGAAATTTTAGTTTTTAACGATGATGAGCATTTATTAGATGTATGTAAATCTTTataaggaaaataaaacactGAAatgtcatatatatatattagcagttgcatatatttttataatattgtttataaCTTTGCctatacttttttatgcAGGTTCTAAAGTATGATCATAAATACTATATATGTTTAGTAGACTTTAACACTTTCGAgactaataatatttagtaagtattttttttttgaatttctCATTTCATTGATTTTCTTATAGCTGcagtgtatatatacacatcaCACAAATTAATCgtggattttttttattttattagcaATAAAGATAATGTTAAATCGATAATTGACCACCATGTGTATAAGGGAAAGGGAGAAAACCATAGAATAACGAAATCAATTTATCCGATTTGTGTTTGCAGCTGCATGGTTATTATAGCTTATTTAGtaagtaataaaaagttaattaaaaattacaataaTCAATTATGATTATAAGTGCAAAGGgaacaataaaatatacgaaaatagtaaatagttaaaaacataaataaatgaacaTCTTCAATTTTAGTATAAGCATTCTAGTGATTTTCTCGGAGTGCcatttgttaataaaaatacattatgGTTAATGTATGGAGCCATTTTAAAAGGTTaaagcaaataaaaaatatattataaataaatggtaTAATAGCATTGTGCCCTATAAAAATTGGtgaatgcatatatattcaaagaGTATTAACATTTGTTTCTTAATATGTTATGATTCACATTACggcatatatacatatttgtattttcgATTTTATACCCAGATTCAAATAACTTTATAAAAAGAGATTTAGGAAAGCGATGGATTCAATCGTAATATGAatgctataaaaaaatatacagcaaaaataataaaaagtacatatatatatgtccATGGTCgtgatattatttttatagggATTTAGACATATTTTTGTCATTGAAAAGGAATTTCAAAATATCCAATAAAATGgacatttatataacataCCTCTTTAATACAGTTCGATTTTCtgttaatttaaaaacatttgTAAGAACAAACCATGATtgattaatatatttgttttctaaattttattgaaaCTGAGCTTAATGACAAAGACAAGAAAAAGATCAAGCAACAAGTTTAAtccttatatatatttttatgtgttAATATTCTTCACTTTATAGGGGATCGAAAATGTGTTATTTTCCGACTATAAAGactataattatttcatttgtgggaaaaaaataaaggtaATAGtgtgatgaaaatgaaaaaatataatgaatactttttatattattttattttaatacatttatcatttttattattaatatatttttttactacgTATGTATTAGATAAGAGTGTCATCAATAGATTTTAGTATAGATTTCCTATTTTCTCATGAAGATTCGAATCGATTAGTCGAAAAAATGGTAACGCATCAATAGTAAAGAATAACATAATCAtacaaatatgtatatctCTATATGATATACCAAAAATGAagacatttttaatatgataataaatatatttttttattgattttttttagtataatCTATGCCatgaaaacaatttttCGATGTTCATTTTAATAGGAtcttatttaaataattatagtaagttaataaatatttaaatttatgaaacctgttacaaatttatgtgatatatatatgcatatgatttttttcaattcaTTATCAGAATTCCAGAAAGATGTGTCTATcttattttacaaaaatgatGTAGATAGAGATAGTAAGCttttaatgatataatacTTGTTGATATGTTTCATATGGTGGTTGATTTATAATAGTAAacataaaacatattttttttttataagatTTAATGAATACTTTGCTTGCAAATGAAGAGATAAAGCTTTCGAAGAAAGGATATAAAAGCATAAGATTTGGAGATAACATTCAAAATTTTGACATATATCAAATTGTAACTAAgcttttttacattattactatttgaatcattattatatacctATCCAAATTATGACTCATTTAATTACacaattatttctttttttatataatttttagaaTAATATAAGTTACTCAAGAAAAAGATTAGAGAATTTTttaactatatatttttcggAATCCTAAAGAATAgtatatcatataaataaaatgcataatgtatatatatttatttataagatgaaataattaataccacattaatatatgtgtgtatataatatatttcacctataatttatgaaaaattatagcaAGCCTTTCCCATAAGTGAAATAATAagttattaatatttattatagaGGAAGTAGAGACATACGTACATATGTGTGTAtacataattaatttttggtattattattttatttgtaattaAAAAGTGTGAATAcactaaattattataaacattATGATATTAATTATCGAAAAAgtacaataataattttggtAATTTTAGTATAAAATTGTCTTTATTTAGTCATATAggcaatattatttaatgtgTATGCATATGCTTGTCtgtttattcatttataatGATTAGGCAAATAATAGGTATATTTACACAATAATACTAAataagttaaaaaataccAATTGTATCTATATTAAAAGATTTGAACTTGTGATTATTGAGGAGGggaaattataataaaacactaatgtataaatattatgttaTTGCTATAATATATGGAGAAAGAAAGTGTAGACGTAGAAATTtctaatgataatattaaaaaaaaggaaaatgaagaaaatagttctatatatatagaaaacaaCATTTTAGAAGCATATgacattttttcaaatgcATATGAGTCAAGTGATAACTTAAGTTTTGTGGATAGTGAAGAAGATGCATCCTCTAAAAACTTaggttttattatataattttattttaaatatttagtatttatataaaaaaatattaaattgtaGTTAATGTTTTCGAAATTAATATGATCATACTATTAATTAGAACCattgttttataaaactatttgaataattaatttgttgactatttttttgtgtgtatatgtgttttttttatttagaaaattctaaaaagaaaaatattttaagttTAACTGtccataatattataaatatatatccaaACAATGAAAGAAATCgggaatttaaaaaatataaagtgatcaacttttaaaaatgcatTTGTTATGGTGTTAATTATAGAGCATTTATTCTTGTGTATCCATATGTATTtgtgtaaaatattttgactGTTGTAATTAGcgtttcattattatcttttgtGGTTCACAAATGTacagcaaaaaaaattagaggaaaaacgaaaaaaggagtttgaagaagaaaaaaaaatactagaagcgaaaaaaaaaatatacgatgaaaaaagacaaaaaaaattagagatatataatataaaaaaaaagaaaaagaaactTGTTgaaagagaaaaatataataaagaaaatatagattataattatttaatgattttaaattattttgaatttttaatgGAAACTAATAAATCTcatgatatttatttttcttttcatgatttatatatatctccAATGAgattgtattttttctctAACATAAATGTTAATGacctttattatttaggTATGCTAAtgacaaaaaatgaaataaatatataaagacatatggatattataaatatatatattaaaaatgatgtaTTAATAAACGATATTAATGTTCATTTTGTTAACATATTTCTAAACATTTAAATGTAGATTTGTCAAGAAAATGGCTTTCCGATAATTACATTCCAGCTGTATTAGATTTGTgcttacaaaaaaatgttaaaatattgaatttatcttataataaaataacgtCCAATGGTTTGGATCActttataacatttttttcggTACTACATATAGCATATGATTAGGAACGATTGATATATCGAACATAcagaaatgaaaataaagcaacttatatatatgcattgtGCATTATAAATAGAGTGCCTGTTGTGTAAAATTGGAAAGTGGCATATCTTCGAACATAACATTggatattttatgtaaagacataatttaaaaattataattttttcagaAAAAcaagtatttattttctcttAATATGGAAGGCAATGACTTAACAAATAAAGGAGAAAATTGTGAAAATgccaataatttttttgatgctatcaaaaataacaaaGTGATGAAAATTGTGAACATAGCCAATAGTAATATGAATATGGtaaaacatatatgcataatccATTCTTCgcaatattaatatttataataaattttttgtgatattattgttgttgttgtttttttaattacagAATAATGGAGATGCAGTGTGTACAATGctgaaaatgaataaatctattattaaaatggattttgaaaataacaattttagtatgaataaaatattattaattcacAATGGAGATAATATTGTCATTAGTCTATTATATTGttcaatttattttatgtttgtTGGTCTTTTTAGCTCATGATCAAAATCGAAGAATAATTGAATATTTGGGACGAAATAAAGAACTATGCATAAAACAAGCTCAAAtcgaaaaagaagaaaatgataaaatggaaaaggaagaaaattatatgcgCACCTATATTATGTCATTGGAATGCTCTATGTAATGATTTacgaaaaatattaaaacaaattagTTAAAATCAACAATCAATAgtgtacatatttttgaattgatatttcattttttgtctATTAGAAttgaaattgaaaataaagaaagacgaaaaaatttaaataagatggtaaaaaaaaatcaaaataaaaaaggaaactATTATATGTTAATACACAtccttatatataaatgaggCCGTTGAAAAAcaattatgcatataattacACTATTTTCAGATATACATAAACATGTGGAGAGACCAagtaaaaaagaaagaagtATACGAAGACGAAATTCACGAATCACTAGAAAAGGTATGGGCGCTCCccgaatttttttaaatgggGGAAATTCGAATACTGTGCTATTATCACTATAAGTATACATACATAGATATATCTAATACACACAAGCATGGATATATATGCGAATGATGGTGCACATATTGTCATTTTTCATTAGGAACatgaaaaaagaataaaattatcacaaaaaaagaaaaaaaaaaagaaaaaggtGTAAGGTAAAATCgatatttcatttaattgcatattattaaaaatgtaatatagaaaaacaCCAGGATAATATTcccatataaattaaattattcatattattttccaatatatatattttttttgcgaGAGTCTATTCACTTATTTATTGATTATTTTACTTAATAATAGGCAATTTTTTGATTGATGGtgttaatgaaaaaagtataaaatttaCGTGCACATTTAACTATTTCCATAACAACGGCAATAATAGTTGCAACGACATtgagataataataacaccaaaaaattatatctatttttaacaaagcctttgaatatattaatttgcATTTATATACTAATATGAACTCATATAGATGgagaaatataataaagtaattatttttaaataaaatatatatatgtttaaagTTAAACAACAGGATACTATACTTAAACTGCACAAATACACTTGATATGTATATGCTTTTCTGAATTGTATTGTTGGCAAATGGgtacatatacatattatgttatttatcacataaaaaatatattagtaCTTAAAAAGCGAAAAAACATAGCATGGAAAATATCCTcgtattttataatatttaattttgggGGATCagtaaaattataacaaatttttaaaaggttaacaatatacattatatatataatgtgagtttttagttttatctaacaaattaaatttaagcatatttaaatgatttattaaaaaaaaatgaagaaaaatcATTATggtataattaaaaatatttaaactGCATATTTTGTGATATTTAAGCCTTTTAGCCAAATATCATAGATGatacattaaataaatgtttaATTAATGTTCCATTCAAACTCATTTAATCCCTAGTTAATAGgtagtaaatatatatatatataatatatttgttttttagttggaggaaaaagaaaaacgtTAAGtttttagtatatatactatattttggtttttataaattatttattaaaccATTTAATCATAGTCTGGAATAAGATTTTTTGAAAGTAAATATGCCTTTTGTTCATCATACAATTTAAATCGGTCTTGTGCATATAGGAAAAAATCGAATTCATTATAACATTTTACTTGATAACCTCGAATAATCGACCAGAATCCCCATAATAAGTTAGCACCTAATGCGTGAATTTCAATTGCATCTAAAAATGAGTCGGCCATTTTTTGATCGTAGGGTATTTGTAACTTTCCTAAATAAACtgataaatattcattaataAACATCTTTCTCTTTtcatatgataaatatttatttttatttatttcataaaaagGATAAGTGTCTGTAGAATAATCAATAGATgtttcaataaaaaatattgctaTATCTGTAGCTGTAAAATTATATCCAGCATATTCAAAATCAATTAATCGTAAACAAttgtttgtatttataatattattttcttgtAAATCGTTATGACAAAAAGTTATAtgattattaatattatctgtttttgtatatgtattcataaatttcataaatttatcagattcttgataatatttatttatatcaccTTTAAATTTATCTAAGCTTTTCATTTTAGAAAGTTGTGTTTTCCATTCCTTTATTCTTTTGTAAATGCATGGTGTTTTATCCCAATGGATtggtaaattttttttaatagctAATGTATGAAATTTACCTAACATATTAGCAATAgcaattaatatttttgagtTTTGTAAATCCgcattttttaaaggatTTCCATATAGCCATTCTTCTATACGGCCACCGGAAAATGTGTTTAATAGTTTTGgagatattttatatttactcATCGTTTTATATACTTCAACCTCTAAGTCTGTGTTATATAATTCAGCAACATCTTTTCCATATAttctaaataaaatatgttttctTATTGATGGATTTTTATTAGCCgaaatttcttttaatcCTACTTCAAATAATTGATTTGTTAATCCActtaatatttgtttaacatatatatccCTTTCAGTAAATTCATTCCATTCTGTGACCTTTTCtaaacacatttttttaatatataatggaTCTGTTAAATCAGAAAATTCTTGAGCACATAACGGaatatcatttttcatattaatttCATGAGATCGAAATGGCGTAGCTAATACTTCAGTTTCTTGATTTAATTGAATAGAATTAAATGCTTCCAAATCATCATAACTTAAacctttttcattatttaataattttatatcttcATTGTCATTATTGTCGCAATTTAATaagtcatttttttcattttcaatataatttaatctgttattattatcttccattttttataactcaagacttttttattttgatatgTAACttacaatatttaaatataataatgcaaACATATGGAATACAGAaagcaaaaataatacaaaatatgaatactatttatatccacgactaaaaaaaaggtaatataaaattatatacatataaataaacaattgTATATATGGGTATGCacctatatattttacaatttataatattattgtatCAAACAATCTGAATTTATTCTTAAAGACACAAACAACacaaaagaaataatgaaaGTCAATTAAATGGCGAATATGCAATGTCGAAATTTTATTGTGgtaaaatatgcaaaacaaaacataaaaatatattagccaaatgatattttttggtttaaggaagaaaaaatcatttttatggtgttatatatatcgaTGCATGTCAATGCTACAACATACTAATGACAcccaatttattatattttttctataattttatacgaagaattataaatgtacaaaatctaaatatattattaaatatataatgga
This window contains:
- a CDS encoding choline kinase, putative, with product MEDNNNRLNYIENEKNDLLNCDNNDNEDIKLLNNEKGLSYDDLEAFNSIQLNQETEVLATPFRSHEINMKNDIPLCAQEFSDLTDPLYIKKMCLEKVTEWNEFTERDIYVKQILSGLTNQLFEVGLKEISANKNPSIRKHILFRIYGKDVAELYNTDLEVEVYKTMSKYKISPKLLNTFSGGRIEEWLYGNPLKNADLQNSKILIAIANMLGKFHTLAIKKNLPIHWDKTPCIYKRIKEWKTQLSKMKSLDKFKGDINKYYQESDKFMKFMNTYTKTDNINNHITFCHNDLQENNIINTNNCLRLIDFEYAGYNFTATDIAIFFIETSIDYSTDTYPFYEINKNKYLSYEKRKMFINEYLSVYLGKLQIPYDQKMADSFLDAIEIHALGANLLWGFWSIIRGYQVKCYNEFDFFLYAQDRFKLYDEQKAYLLSKNLIPDYD